The genomic interval aactcacacgatagaagtagactgtcaattattattatcaggtGTAAGTCATTTTTTGCATGCGACTCGAAGTGAAATGtgtgaaattataatttttattattttacataattttgaTTACCATACATATACCacatttttttgcaataaacgaatttgaaCTTGATTTTCCGCTAATTCTAGAACCCTCAGGCTTTGCAGCCATGTAAACCCAACATGTGATTTTATTGGATTTTTATTTCGTATAGTTTCGAATACGGAATCgaccaaatttttgttttgCTCTACCGGATTTAGTTCGAAAAGCGACGTTGAATTTGGACAGGACCAGAAATCTAGACTAATTTCTGATGCCTTTGTTTTTGATCTTTTTTTCGTGTGGATTGAAGGTTGATGGCCGACCTCAACCGGCCATGAAtgtgtaacaactacgtacttactatagctatacattgttttaagtttacgcggttattatcataattaaaatacacaataaacatttcgacactgttgcaagtgccatgatcacgggatgactgatgagattggattgGAATGGAgtggaatatcgggagtctcatatccctatttcaaacgcggtaagaatctgttataatgtgttttaattactataGCTAGTAGTATTTTTTGTAGGTactgaataaatgaataaaaatataatacaatacaatttgtaACTTCACAgatgtaacaattttttttctgttatagGTATAAAGATTTTTcgccaaaataaaaacattttaagaggtataaagtaagcatttgtatttttttttaatagttacttatccgaaaactgacAAGTAACCAATTGTTAAACTAatggcttttttttttttggcattaactacttggccacaaatggggagcgctgcaggctgtcacccggtacaacgttaaagacaacaggcccgatggtgcccagttgggactAATGGTGCCAACTTCTGTAGACACCATCGAAATTTGACGTAAGTTGTGAGTGGTCtttcatatttatttgttatatttataaatgtattgttacaaaacattttatacacgccgaaaaaaaaagggacggttaatcgacaggcataaaacttatggaacACAAGCCAATTTTAGGCAGACAACCCTCTTAAAGTTTTACATTgctcaataacccgacataggtAATTATTTTGACAGCActtgtcaaacggtttgcacaTTAGCGAGATACACATTTGATTCGCCTTTGACTCGTTCATTCCGTTTAAAATTCACAGCTCTGAATAATGAGttccattattattaataatgttacACACTAAGGAttaacaatatttaataataaacacaaTACTATTATTTCGAAATTACTCGTTAAGAAGGAAAGGGTTCGTTTGcggtggataagaaagtgacagatagatacgagtataacttataataaaactaCTTAGATTGTAtgcaggaattaacaccattaTCTTCCTgtttataacataacgtaagttcacgactgtatcccaatcggggtagttagaggtacatgcatcgcaagatgaactacttaAGTAgttacccacgcctcaccgagctttcaccaccaccaccacaatGCCACAACCACGTCCACCCATTGTGATGGGTGGACGCCTACTTATGGTAACCAGTATAAAAAGTTAGATGACGATGATAATCTCCCGTGATAAtctcccgttttcacaggatccgcttacctaacctgaagatttgacaggtctggtttttacagaaacgactgcctgtctgaccttccaacccgctaagggaaaaccagcccaatataggttacgtcacataggtacctccgaattgcatttctcgggaatgtgggtttcctcacaatgttttctttcaccactgtgagcacgtgataatcatttatgatccaaacatgaattcgaaaacaaattcgacaattctTGGTTTAGGcataggcctgtgctggatgtgaacctgcgacctcaaagtgagaggcaagcgttctaccaactgggctatcacggctcaaAGTTAGTTGACGATAGGAGCTCAAAATTATGGTTTTGTACCATTATACGCTCCAGTGAAGCATTGCACTAGTTAGAACAAATATGTTATTAGCCATAATGGAATAGTAGCTGGCGCCTGTTAGACTAGGCACTGTAAAATAGGCTATTTTACATAggatggtttttttttcactaacacagatggcccgactattatagacgccgatacggctcaccacctatcacgttggtctaacagttgAGCTCAGTGgggtgtggttacttagttcatcttgcgatggatgttccttTGACTGTCCATTTTTAAGTTCTCCACAAGTCTTTACTAGTAAATAATTTTTCCTTTTAGATTGCAACTAGGTAGTTACTGGCGGAATGAGAAATctgaataattaaaaatataacaatcatAATGGAACTTTACATtcgaaatatttcaaaataaaatataatatggatccaattgacttttaaattgtttatttatttattgacgaAAGCTGACAGCACGGaactttaaataatatttattagcctataaaaataatattatatatttgtacaaataaatatttatcaattatttgtaataacatgaactaataattataattactactTCTATCAAGTGTTATTACTGTTAATAATGCTTGAAAATCAATCTTTTATCCACTTACCTCTTTTTATTCACCATTAAATATGTTACACTTTAACAGAATTCGAGTAGCAAAGTTATCGATAATCCACAACCCTATATTGTCAAAATGCTTTTCACACATTCGCAATTCAACACActacaaaataaacaacattttatttacagtcaacacaacactgttattacgaaatttaaattgtcagtaatatttattttcccggcaaaataaataataaaattagcaaaaaaatatcatcacaTATCGAGCACGCGTTACCGACGAAATAATATCGAATAACTAAGTGTCAAGTGAATGTATCGATACGGTTCGATGGACCTCGTTGAAACTCGGCACTCCCTAATCATCGCGTGCGATATGTCTGCTAGTGTTGTACTTCTATTAATTCTCAATAAATTATCGACAAGTATCTGTCGCAAGTACGTTGCAAGTAAGCACGGAGTTGGAACGTCTAATTTCAAATGAGATATTCGTTACCGTGCATTTTTGATTGAATTCGTGATAGCCCTATTTGGAGAACGCGAGACTAACTGCGTACTCTAAAGCTGGCTCGAAGTCACTGAATTCgaactttatgaatttgaattaatgtttgaatcgtaatttcacgtgatttccaggatttgtgcccagttaatggcaataggctcgcttccTTTTACGTGGTACTTAAACGTAGTTGGCGAGGACTTAGTGTgacatacacctctgcctacccttctaggaatacaggcgtgatgctatgttgttattgatttttttaccCACCTTTGTCTACTTGTTGCacgttttgtaattattttgctAGAAAGCAGTACAGCCTTATTCTGAACAgacttaaaagaaaaatgtattattCTGGCAGCTGGAAAATGACGCATTGTTGTGACTGTTgacggcttggatgatgatgattattcatCATATTATATTAAACTAAATATCCATACATCTGGGGGCACAGCAATGCCCCCGCCAAGTCGAGCAAAAATAACAGCCCGCCGTACCATCCCTTCCTTGAAGCCATTCATAGCATTTTAATTCCCGTGTATTTATTCGTATGTCTTTATTCAGAAAaccaaattatttttgttaataaacttTTCATGCGACCAGTAAATACGGATCAAAGTCAAGTCTTACTGACATAGAAATAAATAcacttattttaataaagtttaaattaagttaaattaagagaggaaggggaagactaagAAAAGAGacatgaaacaaattaaaaagaagaacgtcgtgtcttaataATAACTCAAattgcctttgatagacaagaatttaTGGAGAATTCTACACCGAAATTATGttcgaaatatttattaatttcctgAGAAATTGTGATCTTTACATGTGCAATTACATGACTAAATAAAAACGTTGTTTATCGATATCGATGTATCTTCAACAAGCACATCACTAGTGTGTCACCGTCGATACAAGTTAAATTAAGTACCTGTATTCGTATATTTCTTTAGAAAGCAATAATAATGGTTTCATACAAACAGAAACATGtcaaatttcacttgatatatCAATTGCTACATTGAGCCATATTTCGTTGCGATTAATGTCAAGTTATTAGACCTTAACGTAATTTTGTGATGACTATAATCGACTGTACGTCTATTCGAATGGTATTCGAAAAcagatatttttcttttttgttcaaATCGAGCTTTTTTTACTTGTTAAATAAATTGAGTAGCGTCTTGAGTGAAAATCAAATGTCTCTTCATTAGTGTTATTTATGCCACCtgtagcaaatctacaataagtcacgtcaaaaaaaaaacctttgtaaTTTAACGagtttggtttggtttggttaGAGCCGTTGTAGAATgcttgcctgtcactttgaggtAACAGATTCGAatacagcacaggcctaaaccaatgattgtcgaatttgttttcgaattcatgtttggatagtaaattattatgacgtgctcagtggtgcaggaaaacattgtgaggaaacccacgttcccgagaaatacagTTTTTGAGGTATGtgcccgtattgggctggttttcccttgggttggaaggtcacacaggcagtcgcttctgtaaaaacacagacctgtcaaatcttcaggttaggtaagcggaccccgtgaataACTGACGCTAGGAAGATTATCTTCTTTTATTatcaacgtcatcaaccctggtgtcagggttattatagagccgccataggcccctgacatgactcatgtaacgactacatacttacatcagtaagtagtaaccgggacctacggcttaacgtgccgtagCCACATACACCGTAGGAAGAGGATGATTAGTAGgaactaaaattatttacagtaaATTACGTCATTTCTTCTATAAGCTTCTTTGGGattgaaagaaaaacaaaacacaatcgttttaagtttacgcggttattatcataattaaaacacataataacgggttctaaccgcgtcatcccgtgatcatggcacttgcaacagtgtcgaaatatcgggagtctcatatccccatttaaacgcggtaagaacccgttattatgtgttttaattaaaacacaatcgATTCCTTATCGCAATGTCCTTTTTCATACTCTCTTTGGACACACTCGGGGTTCCATATCCTTTTCGCAAATGAAAACAGACTCAATATCGCACTGCAAAGGGACCAAATTGGCATTGTTGTCAATACCGCCACAGACATTGAAATTTAAGGTTTTATTTATGGAACCAGCCTTGAATTTGTGGTAGCCAGATTCTTCTAAAGTTTGACCTGAAAGTAAAAATGTACTTAGAATATCAGTAGCTTACAGccttacataaactgacgcctaatTCCCACCAGGGAATCTAAAACTAAGGAATTCCATTGGCTTCAATTCTGACTCAATTCTCTTGCTtactccatattcatcaatcgtttcatacacgcacgccggttcagagtagatcgtactgaaccttttctaagaacatctccaatttggtcagtgATGATTACAAATAGAAACATAGGCCAATgaaggattttccaggctacgttcccaaaaataacgtgataattacctattttttcattggTCAGGCTCAGAATTACtcaaaaatatgaaattttgtacttgatatttggttcaggtatgtatagaattatgttgctaccaatattgcttctctttattttgatcagaataataatgggtggaagatatgttgtgcctgggtgttataacaagggtcatcatttatatagcCTGTTATTAAtgtaaacgaaggcaaatttctacagcgccatctgtatttcaTTTTTGGGGAccctagcctggaaagtctcctAATTAAAAGCTACCACAAgtgatataatatattatgtaggtaagtacctacaataatTTCATACCATGGATGGTTCTCCATTCGCCATTCCAGTCCCGAAAGCCAAGAAACGCCGAAGCAGCAACGTCCTGTATGGCCCTTCTGGCATGCATCTTGACAAACATTTGCTTGAAGATGTCTATCTCCGATATGTTGTTGATGATGGCTAAATGGCCACTTTCGGCGTCACAAGTCTTGTATGCCCGAGACCAGACTTGAGGCGTATTGTGGAATTTATAACATTTGTTTGCTTTCCTGCAATATCCGTAGTCTGAAAATTTGTATACTGTTTTTTTTCAGTTCTTAGAGGAATATTAAAAGAGGAACGTTCCTAATATAACACATGATTTTAagatctttttttgacgtgacttataatgGATGAAACTTGGATTGTTAGAACGACAGAGAGAGATTCAAGCCCTttaaaatgtggtgttggaggaagaTGGAAAAACAAGTTGGActaaaagagttactaatgaggaactGCTAGTAAGAGTAGGGGAAAAGacgcaaatattgagagttattgcgAACAGACGAGGCAAGATGATTtcacacttaataagacacgacgaatttattaaaaacatcatagaagggaagatagaaggaaagagaggaaggggaaaacaaagcagagcttacatggaacagattcaagaaaaggtgaacgtcgtgtcttgtaagaaggtgaaagaattggcgtttgatatataataatttattaattggatcttaaattagtaatgatgatgattgtagatttgatgcaaatgacattaactacttggacagACGAATGGGCTTCTAAATCTAGCTTGTTAAATtgcttattttgttaaaattatgtCATTGATGTCTCTGCTTAcgttttatctacgtagattcCAATTTCAAAAGTTTCACATAGCCAAATAAGTttcacattttctttttttgcctCGAAAGAATATTATTTTAGCATTTAATTTTGTGTGAACtattatttaacaataattaattgAGTTTAGCAATGGTCTAGTGGTCCAATGTCTTACCTTTATCGTGACCGCATCTGTACATTTTCATGTTCTTATCGTATTTCCGATAACAAATGTATGGTAAGGTTTCATTACAGCTAATATCTGCTATAGTGCCATCAAGAAGCATCGCTATACAGGATTCTTCATCGTTGTTATTATTTGGTTCCTCTTTGGCCCAGGTGTGACTAATTGCTGACAATTTTACACCTaaaagcaacataattataagcTCACCATTAAAAAATGAACTGTAGAAATCATCCGGAAATGATGTAAGAGGCCAGATCTGTgggaaaacaaataaattataacaacaacataacatagctttacgcctgtatccccaaaatgGTAAGCataggtgtacggtcacgagcattaatattatgtatacattttggtaccatgtcacattaacttttttgacaaattgaactgtaagtctcactaaatgtcaaatacatatgttagtgcgacagattcctaaagttggtacattatattgctcatgactgtacagtatacagggtgtaagtgacatcgtaacgaaaactgatggatgattcagaccatgattctgagttaatatcaaatggaattttgctGCGCAAAAATGTGTgtttgtcatatatattagtcacaataccgtaaccttctaaatgtaaaaatgttttaatgtatgtgatgtggctgtattttataaataaataaaaaagtatgcaaccgaaaataatacaccCATACCTTgcatgtttcatcatcatcattatcagccgtacgacgcccactgctgggcatagggcCTCCCCCAagaatctccacgacgatcggtcctgcgctgcccgcatgcagcggcttcccgcgaccttcaccagatcgtcggtatatcttgtagcgggcctacccactgagcgtcgtccgacacgtggtcgccattcgagaccCTATCCGCCCCAGCGgtcatcggttctcctcgctatgtgtcctgcccactgccacttcagcttggcaattctccgagctatgacGGTGACTTTAGTGACTTGCATGTTTAAGACGAgccaattttataaaaaattgccttggcatttttatttttttttattaaaaaaaagaaaaaaaatataattatcatttagccagacacaaatcctagaaaccacgtgatgaaTTATCTAAgacacaaatcctagaaaccacgtgatgaaTTATCTAAGATCCAAATTGAATTCATCAAACTGTCATAggtagtcgaattcagtggtttcaagaccaagccgggattcaaaccaggGAAACTACGACCTAAGACCTGCGTTCTCCAAACAGGGCTACTTTCCCCAAAATTAATATAGATGAAGCTGTCCAGATTTACCGTCATAATTAATTTTCTCATTACCCGGGTACATCATTATTGAAAAATTTTGGctttacattttttactttaaacatttaataaGATTAAATAAGTTGGCGACGTAATTTGCGAAGCAATCATCGGCTCGAGATGATCTCGATTTAAATAAGGGCTGACTTGACGGGGGTCAAGGGTGTTCCTTTACTGACCCTATCCTATTGCTTAttggtattcaaattcaaattcaaaaatatctttattcagttggtaacatagttacactttgaatcgtcaatttttacataacgaacgtttcatccgcttaaaactactgcagcttctcacaacctgtatagccggggaaaagaagctgcaagaaaaacctcggcacagggccgtagaccttctttaaaaaaataaaaaataaacataaaatattggtatacaattgagtaatttagctgcctaatatcagttctcagacagttaatcccatgcattcatatcttctaaataatcactaactttataataaccttttttgtaaagtttttgtttaactactgtcttaaaacagtgattaaaaaaatgttataaaaatcacCCATAAGAAACAAAATTGCCTCAGAAAGATAGGGCCCTTCGTCATATGAAAGTAGTTTTGAACATCATACTTTCATTCATCTTGCCATAGATGTATCTCTAATTAACCCAATGGGGACTTTCCAAGAAACGAGAAAGGAATACTTACAAAACGtattatatataagtagtaagtaagttattttattgCCTATTAGTAGATTACACTTGTAAGGCTAGGAGGATGTTGCGAGTCATTTCCTAACACAAgtgaatttattttacttactgggaaggctcattttctgtatttatgtaattaagcaaaataaatgcctttttcattttcaatactattcagaggcggaggaaaggagtcctaatacggctttgaaataagactattctgggcgccattccactcgcgtcaggcagagtactgcggggcggaagacaagagggaaaccactgccgtattttgtccctaaaaagtagcatggagaatgttacaccgacaagagcgtgactcttaaattggtgatgatgcttacaatacaaggaataaaataaaattaaattcatctttttggggttattcatacgtatttacaatgagatacctaataatattattcagaatttgtcagaaaataaatttaaagctcatatgAAACCTTACTATGAGATTAATGAtcacctaaatgataaaaatgcctgatatgaaatattttcgtctaggtattaaataacttgcaatTTTGCAATTatcattaaaaattaaaaaaaaaaactttcaatatacctacattgatttaaaagatgtgttgctgttgcagtttcttgtcatttcttctcctcagccataacaccttgcgaaatgacgtagattcaaaaaagttacattgaccttcaacaagtttgtccatgataattacgttggataaatgattctgatttctgataagtACCCCAAAAAAATGGCGCTTTAAAAATTTTGCTTCGtcataaaataagaaataatccTTCTCAAAATCAAGGTGACGGCGCTGTAAAGATATTCCTTCgttttaccttctaatttcacgaaacagacatatgcatctttttgtttttgggtataaatgatgaccctttttattgcaTCCAGCCGCATCACATCTTCCACATTTAATAGGTAAACGggcttaataaatataatttacgaGTATTACCTTCAATAGAAATAAAGTCGCCTTTGGAAAATCTTGAATGTAGACCAGTGTGTATTCCACAAACGCTGCTCTGGTTGGCTAGTGACgtcattgcttttttaaatccagGCATGATTGGAGACATAAGCAAAGCGCCTGCATAAAAGTATAAGCAATTTATTAAAACGGACACATTGCCTGCAAGAAAATAAAAGCAATTTATTCGATTGACGTCTTTGCTTATCTAGGTCGATTAATCttgctatattttttatttaagtacttatagtgTTTCTTGATATAAAACCTAAAAAGTTTCCTACCTCTTGAGAATCGCTTGGaagacttttttattattatggttgaatttattacatacaGGTAAGTTATGGTCATGAGCAAATTATTATGTAGGcacaatcccgatctcgcggggTCCCGTTCTCGCTAGATCTTGTCTAATTTTTCGGAATCAATCCCGAATTATAATTGACGACATCcaattcgagattgacgggattgggcgaatgtccttgagttatactgtttgttttgattatgttgATTTTCaaattagtaagtaattatgaagaacaaatgttttgttttctttcaaaaaatattttattttaattaacgtcaccatcacaaacaagcagttttcatcgtttttagCCATTCTaactttaattttgtttaagaactagacgagatcccgaaaatttcgggatctcgggAATCGGTATcttgaatttgcgatctcgagtcgggattgcgttccctactttagaaccctgtcatgCTAATGTTATTTGATATTTGATGTCACGACTGATCAATTTCACCTTCTTACCTTCTAAATTACATCGCAGTTGTGCTTCGTCCCATGTTGAAGGTATTTCTTGATATTTAATGAACCCTCGTATATTTTTAAGGTAGTTGTAATCGCAGCGAAACCGTCGGCCATCTATAAGAAATGCCAGAATCAGAAATCAATATAACACCATATACTTATAACAacatttttagtgttttttttttaatttctagggtcctgtgccgaggtttatttttctcggctatacaggttgtgagaagctgcagtagtcttaggtggatgaaacgttcgttatgtaaaagatgacgattcaaattgtaacaatgttacctactgaataaaatatgtgtagtattttatttacctacaccgactcctcgccagctatgtttaagtgttaaattattaatactaaatataccttaaggtatgtaaaaataatttgactgCGTTATTTACTAAGTTactgaatatttttatgaaaataaaaaagaaaaacagaaaaaCCTAAAGGACATACTAAAAACCAACTGGAAATTAAAAGtacaaaagatttttttgaaatatagtttttataataaaactttgtaatattgtaaaaatgttgAGATCACTGCCGCGGGCGGTACGGTAATTTGTAGAGATTATTTTTACGAAAATTACTTAATATGTAAATTATACTGgttgaaaaactatttattagtattttttataaatgtatatatttttttcattaaaatgtcaattttgaataaaacgtCTAAACTTACCCAAATGAGGTAACCAAATAGCCACAACTAAGCTGTAGAAAATATGTTTCATATTGGcactaataaaaacattataataacacTTTGTGaagatttctttttttaatattactgcAATATTTCCAATATCAATAAAATTGTACGCAAGTGTGAATTTATCGAATagttgaggtaaatctagcttagacgctggtgggcagcagagagttgccgttctatatgtagtatttattattcgttatttgttttttaccctgcattttttggtgagctgcggcacccatatacatatatacctttatgttttccaactaaatatttatGCGTGTATATttcaatgttgtaaatgtataattgtcgtaggttttacctaaataaacatttttattattatttattattctatgacGGATGAGGCGCCTGATACAATTTGGTGCCGGGGGGAGAGTTATCGTTCTATTATGtagttttttattctatggtaaaggTACAAATACGAATatacttaaacataacataaatagccaatatacgtcccactgctgggcacaggcctcccctcaatcaaccggaggggatatggagcatactccaccacgctgctccactgcggattggtggaggtgcttttacggttaatagccgggagcaacggcttaatgCACCAAATTGCAccaaagtaaaaagaaataattacaaaacgaCCGAATGTTAGCCCGttgatgacgtatgtgttaccactgtgttaccattaaattggtatctctaaCGTTCCAAGAACATCAATTTTATtactgaaaattaagtgaattactgactattTCACCaaattacctactattatttgtcacatataaataaggtacatggcaaatggcggccttatcgcttaaagcgatttcttccagacaaccataaggtgagggaAAAATGTACAAATGTAAATTGAAAGGTATAGGGTATATTCGCTTTGCAGTCGATCCAGACTTCGgggttaaccctttcacggacagagaccatgggtcatcgatggttcataataggtagtatgagagtatgacaacttggaatcggaacgtcattagacgttctgtccttgaaagtgttaacaccactccttcctagcattatcccatttttcacgggATCATCTTTTGTACCGTTCGGtattttacggaagcgactgtctgtctggcATTCCAACCCACGAAGCAATCGGCTCAATACAATTTACGCCCCTCTGAAACGcgtttctcaggaatgtgggtttcctcacatcAGATCTCATATCGAGAAAGAAGtattccttttatttatttgggctTTAGCCCAATAAAATACTGGTCACGGGTTGCATTGTTTCAAAAATGTGTAGTGTGTGAATCCGTGAATAACGGACAGTAGAAAATTACTTAGGGATATCGGATGACGGATGTCTGATGTAGAGTATAGGCATCCATATAAATATAGTTACTATCAGgatcgtggtagcccagttggtagagcgcttgcctctcactttgtgatcgccgcttcgaatccagcatcatcccgtttttcacagggtccgcttacctaacctgaagatttgacaggtcctgtttttcacaaaagcgactgcctgtctgaccttccaacccgcgaagggaaaaccagtccaatacaggttaagtgacataactccgaaaatggatttctcgggaacatgggtttcctcacgatgttttccgtcactgctgagcacgtgataatcatttatgatccaaatatgaattcgaaaagacattcgacaatcattggttt from Pectinophora gossypiella chromosome 22, ilPecGoss1.1, whole genome shotgun sequence carries:
- the LOC126376936 gene encoding macrophage mannose receptor 1-like — encoded protein: MKHIFYSLVVAIWLPHLDGRRFRCDYNYLKNIRGFIKYQEIPSTWDEAQLRCNLEGALLMSPIMPGFKKAMTSLANQSSVCGIHTGLHSRFSKGDFISIEGVKLSAISHTWAKEEPNNNNDEESCIAMLLDGTIADISCNETLPYICYRKYDKNMKMYRCGHDKDYGYCRKANKCYKFHNTPQVWSRAYKTCDAESGHLAIINNISEIDIFKQMFVKMHARRAIQDVAASAFLGFRDWNGEWRTIHGQTLEESGYHKFKAGSINKTLNFNVCGGIDNNANLVPLQCDIESVFICEKDMEPRVCPKRV